A window of Apodemus sylvaticus chromosome 9, mApoSyl1.1, whole genome shotgun sequence contains these coding sequences:
- the Gpbar1 gene encoding G-protein coupled bile acid receptor 1, whose product MTPNTTELSAIPMGILGLSLALASLIVIANLLLALGIALDRHLRSPPAGCFFLSLLLAGLLTGLALPVLPGLWSRKHQGYWSCLLLHLAPNFCFLSLLANLLLVHGERYMAVLRPLRPHGSVRLALFLAWVSSLLFASLPALGWNHWSPDANCSSQAVFPAPYLYLEIYGFLLPAVGATALLSVRVLATAHRQLREIRRLERAVCRDAPSTLARALTWRQARAQAGATLLFLLCWGPYVATLLLSVLAYERRPPLRPGTLLSLISLGSASAAAVPVAMGLADQRYTAPWRTAAQRWLRVLRGRAKSEDPGPSTAYHTSSQGSIDLDLN is encoded by the coding sequence ATGACACCCAACACTACTGAGCTGTCGGCCATCCCCATGGGGATTCTGGGGCTTTCCCTGGCCCTGGCAAGCCTCATCGTCATCGCCAACCTGCTCCTGGCCCTAGGCATCGCCCTGGACCGCCACTTGCGCAGCCCACCTGCGGGCTGCTTCTTCCTAAGCCTGCTACTAGCCGGGCTACTCACTGGGCTGGCACTGCCCGTGCTGCCCGGGCTATGGAGCCGGAAACATCAGGGCTACTGGTCCTGCCTCCTTCTCCACTTGGCCCCCAACTTTTGTTTCCTCTCCTTGCTTGCCAATCTGCTGCTGGTGCACGGCGAGCGCTACATGGCTGTGTTGCGGCCGCTCCGGCCCCATGGAAGTGTGCGGCTAGCCCTGTTCCTCGCCTGGGTCAGCTCCCTGCTCTTCGCTAGCCTGCCTGCTCTGGGCTGGAACCACTGGAGCCCTGATGCCAACTGCAGCTCCCAAGCTGTCTTCCCAGCCCCTTACCTCTACCTCGAAATCTACGGGTTCCTGTTGCCTGCCGTGGGGGCCACTGCCCTTCTCTCTGTCCGCGTGCTGGCCACTGCCCACCGCCAGCTGCGTGAGATCCGCCGACTGGAGCGGGCAGTGTGCCGTGATGCGCCCTCCACCCTGGCTAGAGCACTCACCTGGAGGCAGGCTAGGGCCCAGGCGGGAGCCACACTGCTCTTTCTGCTGTGTTGGGGGCCCTATGTAGCTACATTGCTCCTGTCAGTCTTGGCCTATGAGCGTCGCCCACCACTAAGGCCTGGAACACTGTTATCTCTCATCTCACTGGGCAGCGCCAGCGCAGCAGCTGTGCCTGTGGCCATGGGCCTGGCTGATCAGCGCTACACAGCCCCCTGGAGGACAGCTGCCCAAAGGTGGCTGAGAGTGCTTCGGGGAAGAGCTAAGAGTGAGGATCCGGGCCCAAGTACTGCCTACCACACCAGCAGCCAAGGCAGCATTGACCTGGACTTGAACTAG